The following are encoded together in the Cicer arietinum cultivar CDC Frontier isolate Library 1 chromosome 2, Cicar.CDCFrontier_v2.0, whole genome shotgun sequence genome:
- the LOC101498347 gene encoding uncharacterized protein — MMNIIIFSVGIGFLLQILSSPFLTATATATASPALTSRAIHSDEYCAMYDICGQRTDGKVLNCPYSSPSVKPDDLLSAKIQSLCPSINGNVCCTEQQFDTLRVQVQQAVPILVGCPACLRNFLNLFCELSCSPSQSLFINVTSVSQVNGNMTVDGIDFYVTETFGEGLYQSCKDVKFGTMNTRAMDFVGAGASNYEEWLAFLGEKVPPGFPGSPYSIHFKTTIPDSSPMEPMNASVYTCNDTSLGCSCGDCPSSPVCSGSEPPPPKSDPCSIRLGSLKVRCVDFSLALLYILLVFVLFGWVLLKRTRQERSLGSNVEPLLNDGEGSSFTNIQREGTHPEEVQVMEQKRQNAMQYSFVHGCLSRFYRAYGRWAARRPAIILFSSLAIVLLLCLGLLRFQVETRPEKLWVGPGSKAAEEKDFFDSHLAPFYRIEQLIIATVPESKHGKPPSIITEDNIELLFEIQEKVDAIRANYSGLLISLSDICLRPLGDDCATQSILQYFQMDPDNYDNYGGVEHAEYCFQHYTSTETCFSAFKAPLEPTTALGGFSGNNYSEASAFIITYPVNNAITKVGDENGKAIAWEEAFIRLAKEELLPMVQSSNLTLSFSAESSIEEELKRESTADVITILVSYVVMFAYISVTLGDTPPRLSSFYLSTKVLLGLSGVLLVLLSVLGSVGFFSAVGVKSTLIIMEVIPFLVLAVGVDNMCIIIDAVKRQPSDLPIEEQISNAMGEVGPSITLASLSEILAFAVGSFVSMPACRVFSMIAALAVLLDFLLQITAFVALVTLDFVRAKDNRVDCFPCIKLNRYSMEQTEGIRQETDGLLTRYMKEVHAPFLGLWGVKVLVIAIFGAFTLASIALCTRIEPGLEQQIALPRDSYLQGYFSNISEYLRVGPPLYFVVKDYNYSLESKHTNQLCSISHCDSNSLLNEISRASLVPKSSYIAKPAASWLDDFLVWISPEAFSCCRKFINDSYCPPDDQPPCCLPDEGPCGLGGVCKDCTTCFRHSDLVNDRPSTAQFKEKLPWFLDALPSADCAKGGHGAYTNSIDLNGYGHGVIQASEFRTYHTPLNRQGDYVNAIRAAREFCSRISASLKMDIFPYSVFYIFFEQYLDVWNIALINIAIALGAVFVVCLVITSSLWSSAIILLVLLMIILDLMGVMAILGIQLNAVSIVNLIMAIGIAVEFCVHIAHAFMVSSGDRSQRARTALCTMGASVFSGITLTKLVGVLVLYFSTSEIFVVYYFQMYLALVIIGFLHGLVFLPVVLSLFGPPSRYTVIKE, encoded by the exons ATGATGAATATCATCATCTTCTCCGTCGGAATCGGTTTTCTATTACAG ATACTCTCTTCGCCTTTCCTCACTGCCACTGCCACTGCCACTGCCTCCCCCGCCCTAACATCCAG GGCTATCCATTCCGATGAATACTGCGCAATGTATGATATTTGTGGTCAACGCACTGATGGCAAAGTTCTCAATTGTCCCTATTCTTCCCCTTCTGTCAAG CCCGATGATTTACTCTCTGCCAAAATTCAAAGTTTGTGTCCATCCATAAATGGAAATGTTTGTTGTACGGAGCAACAGTTTGACACATTAAGGGTACAGGTTCAACAG GCTGTACCCATTCTAGTTGGATGTCCTGCATGCTTGAGGAACTTTCTAAACcttttctgtgaactttcttgCTCTCCTAGTCAGAGTCTATTCATCAATGTCACTTCTGTTTCCCAG GTTAATGGTAATATGACTGTGGATGGTATTGATTTTTATGTTACTGAAACTTTTGGAGAAGGTTTATATCAATCATGTAAGGACGTAAAGTTTGGGACAATGAACACAAGGGCCATGGATTTTGTTGGGGCTGGAGCTAGCAATTATGAAG AGTGGTTAGCATTTCTTGGAGAAAAAGTGCCTCCTGGTTTTCCCGGTTCACCTTATTCGATACATTTTAAGACAACCATTCCTGACTCATCTCCTATGGAACCTATGAATGCATCTGTCTATACATGTAATGACACTTCGCTGGGCTGCTCTTGCGGCGATTGTCCTTCATCTCCCGTTTGCTCGGGCTCAGAACCTCCACCACCCAAAAGTGACCCCTGCTCTATTAGACTGGGATCTCTGAAG GTCAGATGTGTGGATTTTTCATTAGCTCTCTTGTATATTCTATTGGTTTTTGTGTTGTTTGGATGGGTGTTGCTGAAAAGAACAAGACAAGAGAGGAGCCTTGGCTCCAATGTGGAACCATTGCTGAATGATGGTGAAGGAAGTAGTTTTACTAACATCCAAAGGGAAGGAACTCATCCTGAAGAG GTGCAAGTGATGGAGCAGAAAAGGCAGAATGCCATGCAATATTCTTTTGTTCACGGATGTTTGTCTAGATTTTACAG AGCTTATGGAAGATGGGCTGCTAGAAGGCCTGCTATTATTCTTTTTTCCTCATTGGCAATTGTTCTTTTACTTTGTTTGGGTCTGCTTCGTTTCCAGGTGGAGACGCGACCTGAAAAG TTATGGGTTGGTCCTGGTAGTAAGGCAGCAGAAGAGAAAGATTTTTTTGATAGTCACCTGGCTCCATTCTATAGAATCGAACAG CTCATAATAGCCACAGTCCCTGAATCTAAGCATGGCAAGCCACCAAGTATCATTACTGAAGACAATATTGAATTGCTTTTCGAAATACAGGAAAAG GTTGATGCAATTCGTGCAAATTATTCTGGTTTATTGATATCTTTGAGTGACATTTGCTTAAGGCCTTTAGGAGATGACTGTGCCACCCAAAGCATTTTGCAG TATTTTCAAATGGACCCTGACAATTATGACAACTATGGAGGTGTCGAACATGCCGAATATTGTTTTCAG CATTACACTTCTACAGAAACATGCTTTAGTGCATTTAAGGCTCCTCTCGAACCAACTACTGCCTTAGGAGGTTTTTCCGGGAACAACTATTCAGAG GCTTCTGCATTTATTATCACGTACCCTGTCAATAATGCAATCACAAAAGTTGGAGATGAGAATGGGAAGGCAATTGCTTGGGAAGAAGCTTTCATCCGGTTAGCTAAG GAGGAATTGCTGCCAATGGTGCAATCTAGCAATCTAACTTTGTCGTTCTCTGCTGAAAGTTCAATTGAGGAAGAATTAAAGAGAGAAAGCACTGCTGATGTCATAACAATACTC GTGAGCTATGTTGTAATGTTTGCCTATATATCAGTGACATTGGGAGATACACCACCTCGTTTATCTTCTTTCTACCTCTCAACCAAG GTATTGCTTGGTCTTTCGGGAGTTTTGCTTGTTTTGCTTTCAGTCCTTGGATCAGTTGGATTTTTCAGTGCTGTTGGGGTAAAATCTACACTAATCATAATGGAAGTCATACCTTTTCTGGTTTTAGCT GTTGGTGTAGATAACATGTGTATAATCATAGATGCTGTGAAACGGCAACCCTCAGATTTACCAATAGAAGAACAAATAAGCAATGCAATGGGGGAAGTTGGACCATCCATTACACTTGCCAGCTTATCGGAGATTCTAGCATTTGCAGTAGGATCATTTGTTTCTATGCCAGCATGCCGCGTTTTCTCCATGATTGCAG CTTTGGCGGTTCTGCTGGACTTCCTTCTACAAATCACTGCTTTTGTGGCTCTGGTTACTTTAGACTTTGTGAGAGCCAAGGATAACAGGGTTGACTGCTTTCCATGCATTAAGTTGAACCGATACTCTATGGAGCAGACTGAAG GAATTAGGCAGGAAACAGATGGATTGCTGACACGATATATGAAG GAGGTTCATGCACCATTTCTTGGATTATGGGGAGTTAAAGTCTTGGTCATCGCCATATTTGGTGCATTTACCTTAGCAAGCATT gCATTATGCACAAGGATTGAACCTGGTCTCGAGCAACAGATTGCTCTTCCGCGGGATTCCTACCTTCAG GGGTATTTCAGTAACATTTCCGAGTACCTCAGAGTGGGACCACCACTGTATTTTGTTGTGAAAGATTACAATTACAG TTTGGAATCGAAACATACAAACCAGCTATGCTCCATTAGCCATTGTGATTCAAATTCTCTTTTAAATGAG ATATCTAGAGCATCATTGGTACCAAAATCAAGCTACATTGCCAAGCCTGCTGCCTCATGGCTTGATGATTTCCTTGTATGGATATCACCTGAAGCTTTTAGTTGCTGTCGAAAATTCATAAATGACTCTTATTGTCCACCTGATGATCAG CCACCTTGCTGTTTACCAGATGAAGGACCATGTGGGCTGGGTGGAGTGTGCAAAGACTGTACAACA TGTTTCCGCCACTCGGATTTAGTTAATGATCGTCCATCTACAGCACAGTTCAAAGAGAAGCTTCCCTGGTTTCTTGATGCATTGCCATCAGCTGATTGTGCAAAGGGTGGTCATGGAGCTTACACCAATAGTATAGATCTCAATG GTTACGGCCATGGTGTCATACAAGCTTCTGAATTTCGTACTTATCATACACCACTTAATAGACAA GGTGATTATGTTAATGCAATACGAGCTGCAAGGGAGTTTTGCTCTAGAATTTCTGCATCTTTAAAG ATGGATATATTTCCGTACTCGGTATTTTATATCTTCTTTGAACAATATCTGGATGTATGGAATATAGCCCTCATCAACATTGCCATAGCACTGG GTGctgtttttgttgtttgtttggTCATAACTTCGAG CCTGTGGAGTTCAGCAATCATATTACTTGTTCTGCTCATGATAATTCTGGACCTCATG GGTGTAATGGCAATTCTGGGTATTCAACTAAATGCGGTTTCTATTGTAAACCTGATTATGGCAATAGGGATTGCTGTGGAGTTTTGTGTGCATATAGCGCATGCATTCATG GTAAGTTCAGGGGATAGGAGCCAACGAGCAAGGACAGCATTGTGTACCATGGGGGCTTCTGTATTCAG TGGAATCACACTAACAAAATTAGTCGGAGTTTTGGTCCTTTACTTCTCAACATCAGAAATTTTTGTG GTGTATTACTTTCAGATGTACCTGGCCTTGGTTATTATTGGGTTCTTGCATGGTCTGGTGTTTCTACCT GTGGTACTAAGCCTGTTTGGTCCTCCATCAAGGTATACAGTTATAAAGGAGTAG
- the LOC101498690 gene encoding probable serine/threonine-protein kinase PIX13 — protein sequence MGICFSSDQPNDPTPTPTATATVTPGTSHSDTTSGSYSSNTTTTTTTTSSSSTSSGGNSINSSLSSFSVGSSIGYGQILATSNLRVFTFAELKSATKNFRADTLLGEGGFGKVFRGWLDSTTVAVKKLNSEGYQGLEEWQSEIHFLGRLSHPNLVKLLGYCYEGTELLLVYEYMQKGSLENHLFGRGAAVQPLPWDLRLKIAIGAASGLSFLHTSDREIIYRDFKASNILLDGSYNAKISDFGLAKLGPSASQSHLSTAVMGTLGYAAPEYMQTGHLYVKSDVYGFGVVLVEILTGLRAVDANRPTGFHNLTDWIKPHLQDRRKLKNVMDRQLGDKYPIKAALPVAKLASKCLAPEPKMRPSMKEVLEDLKGIQASTNRTVVVNPN from the exons ATGGGGATTTGCTTCAGTTCCGATCAACCTAACGACCCAACCCCAACCCCAACCGCAACAGCAACCG tTACACCTGGGACATCTCATTCCGATACAACTAGTGGCAGCTACAGTAGtaataccaccaccaccaccactacTACCAGTAGTTCTTCTACAAGTAGTGGTGGGAACAGTATCAATTCCTCCCTAAGTAGCTTCTCGGTGGGGTCGTCGATTGGATACGGCCAGATCTTAGCTACTTCTAATTTGAGGGTCTTCACTTTTGCGGAATTGAAGTCTGCTACGAAGAATTTCAGAGCTGATACACTGCTTGGTGAGGGAGGTTTTGGAAAAGTCTTCAGAGGATGGCTTGATTCAACTACCGTTGCAGTCAAAAAGTTGAATTCCGAAGGCTACCAAGGACTCGAGGAATGGCAG TCTGAAATACATTTTCTAGGACGGCTTTCTCATCCTAACCTCGTGAAGCTGTTGGGATACTGTTACGAGGGAACAGAGCTTCTTCTGGTCTATGAATACATGCAGAAGGGCAGTTTGGAAAATCATCTCTTTGGAAGGGGCGCTGCTGTTCAACCACTTCCTTGGGACCTCAGGCTTAAGATTGCAATTGGGGCTGCTTCTGGCCTTTCTTTCTTGCATACATCCGATAGAGAAATTATTTACAGAGACTTTAAGGCCTCCAATATATTGCTTGATGGG TCCTATAATGCAAAGATATCAGATTTTGGGCTAGCAAAGCTGGGTCCTTCAGCTAGTCAATCCCATTTGTCAACAGCGGTTATGGGCACACTTGGTTATGCAGCTCCTGAATACATGCAAACAg GGCATCTATATGTAAAGAGTGACGTGTATGGGTTTGGAGTTGTTTTGGTTGAGATTCTGACAGGCCTACGAGCAGTAGATGCCAACCGTCCAACCGGGTTTCACAATCTAACGGACTGGATCAAACCACACCTACAGGATAGAAGAAAACTGAAGAATGTTATGGATCGTCAATTGGGAGATAAATATCCAATTAAAGCTGCACTTCCTGTAGCTAAGCTTGCTTCAAAATGTCTAGCACCTGAGCCCAAAATGCGCCCATCCATGAAGGAAGTCTTGGAGGACTTGAAGGGTATTCAAGCTTCTACTAACAGAACCGTGGTGGTTAACCCCAATTAA